One region of Chanodichthys erythropterus isolate Z2021 chromosome 24, ASM2448905v1, whole genome shotgun sequence genomic DNA includes:
- the amn1 gene encoding protein AMN1 homolog isoform X2, with translation MATVDSLMSLCAFSVAQRPERYDEIRMLPAAVKDRLLRIMMTYGRVTDSNISQLVHAGTQTLDLQNCKVSDSAFQQINCLQLRTILLRGCTEITSEGLEVLASRCPGLQVVDLTGCTAVTDSGIQALALHCKCLEVISLRGCTALTDKALLELGTNCRRLHSIYFSGTETTSAWTLQDPLNVSCGIWHQDIGSRSFKSCRWNHCGLNILVQHSSQILDWIGI, from the exons ATGGCTACCGTAGATTCTCTCATGAGTTT GTGTGCGTTCAGTGTTGCTCAGCGACCTGAGAGGTATGATGAGATCAGGATGTTGCCTGCTGCCGTTAAAGACAGATTATTGCGAATAATGATGACTTATGGCAGGGTCACCGACTCCAACATCAGCCAG CTCGTGCACGCTGGAACTCAGACACTGGATCTGCAGAACTGTAAAGTGTCAGACTCTGCGTTTCAGCAAATCAACTGTCTGCAGCTGAGGACCATACTGTTAAGAGGCTGTACAGAAATCACATCTGAGG GTCTAGAGGTGTTGGCCTCTCGCTGCCCCGGTCTTCAGGTGGTTGATCTCACAGGCTGTACGGCTGTGACAGATTCAGGGATTCAAGCTCTGGCTCTACACTGCAAATGTTTAGAAGTGATTTCCCTCCGTGGCTGCACTGCTCTCACGGATAAAGCCCTGCTGGAGCTGGGGACAAACTGCAGGAGGCTGcacagcatttatttttctgGGACAGAG ACAACATCGGCCTGGACTCTACAAGACCCCCTGAATGTgtcctgtggtatctggcaccaagacattggcagcagatccttcaagtcCTGTAGGTGGAACCACTGTGGATTGAACATATTGGTCCAGCACAGCTCACAAATTCTCGATTGGATTGGGATCTGA
- the si:ch211-106e7.2 gene encoding uncharacterized protein si:ch211-106e7.2: MQANSKQSGQLQNLHGKGTSPGDGTSNTMGQNFYQLCLPSHAASPSYPGQGATGNYFTQFTCTVQPATSDQISTSGIQATTDIPLTSKENSGKQDSQIVWNMPSNCQIFLPVNNINLLSAPNNNGPNMPHCAFNSNNSLHIQQQNISLAAGLNNSQQVEAKTMDTKSLDEARRNVNIGNLHSRQQYVNAPTNLPKDSPKTRTNLPSDLKYYPPTENAPHGHSSLFGGYHYQLLIPEKSTHANVQTPSTCVQNISAPRAVAVVMPLSPIGTASVNVSDKSANVKMNVNSVQEIVRNPPNIPHALEANANLNNQKGEPNNPARKPQRPKSAEPRLNDGLGNVAGAKTPVWTDESTGRSRRASSPKLKSVVAEQKKAVPAQMQNEPSEKINNCIFTNKKTVETETIPVIEWPLDRLHTLIAMIQQIEDGHQKNVQKNDVWGDILKLYWNGDYGKFYDSVQTGIYQNIMQEVYGYSMMKDPVILRQLKSDVRSKVIKDFHVLKHNEEPPKMAYRSSWLNLNENVDDIDKECGYSWFYKSFQNAPEYDAQISACKTQSKLQESTEKPSLTRCKELPTAAENKVPTSDNESLHENLPVLFNEQSPTVSDANCSQKRHCVVTEQTNSQPNIANSLEDMITIVKDFDDVQTGVSRLDDQFCSDVGANSVLLPKSTSQSDCANTPKLYTTVEEQREDALSQTQIGSSEKMPNNDFANLDENVRCETSPKPNQERPVYMNQEETDKVDASASKMNFLPHEKAEQCGTSEMMEHNVIAASLNKHETSLLNASQVLDPISTEEQTSRQSLEEKARKSASTIPSTLLSALYKPSLAEHNDGSTDVSNRVQIEEQTSSEKNMYKESLHEKLPVPFNAHSPPVTDNCSMKLNVIQEQTSCQPNTSNPLNAMKNLVRTLKERDYLLKKHQNLNEKHSGLKKKHQHSSRTLRLNNGVGAKSPVLRDESSSQSDCSSPLTLSPVVEKQQEFVSLTRVPNESSDHVRCEIDPKPSQELSVQMNEEKNVEMDASASIRINVLPQEVAKQCFAGQLMEDEDIAATPEIRHKASLLRTPQERDILTKERKERLEEADGNCSLKGYVVAEQTSCQSNAIHPLKAMTHLVRGVGEKRQIGKCDFLKNKHQPSTATSRLDYRFSNALKNLALTRLTNQIDCASPPKLHPVTAEPCQMQFNEEMSEIDCVLTDQSVRCETDPKPSQELPVEMNEEEIVEMDASASIKINVLPQEVAKQCFAGHLMEDQDLSAPPEMQANATSRLNDHIDSVSPPKLHPVIKEPSPVQNESDEEMPDIDYMLRDESMRCETDPKPSQELSLNTNEEEIDKMGALDSIKIDVLPHDMAERWFSGEMQKDIAVPITTEDQVKVQVLELKPILLEDVKPIEGKYQSSGDEMLESYCCLAKWFQTLEHGDGPLCMCQKKAEVKEEETKIELHGTGLELQTEKEDPKELVELENCTLERTDDSETTDDSETIDDENPLPNDPTGDTAKILKDISSSEEVHKMETEISEQTRDESPSKSATSVTMKNEIEQDIPTPDLKRKTNRICLALYGSSSGRKELRRSRRSKGKEICEEPPETLQVTILSHQKTEMENKSKKHKEVETREEDVVDKRERIRRASSKDLPLQRALPSHPVSELSKNALSSTSIKKLLNPSANAKSGIHLGAGNKRKRQHKCLTQQMSMNKYVIRGKTVPSRLLHSPDNVTKSKYELGNPALLPLEEGFALEFKVLPESFNFEDGAELTCAQADTSQSTQNEMSGPEDKVKRMKTSRSPTQGVWSFSPLKKKQTQPIQVADISGSSSLFQEFQKRYHKKKEIASKQNSSERA, from the exons ATGCAAGCTAATTCAAAACAGTCAGGACAACTTCAAAATTTGCATGGAAAAGGGACCTCACCTGGAGATGGGACCTCTAATACAATGGGCCAAAACTTTTATCAGCTATGTTTACCATCTCACGCTGCAAGCCCATCGTATCCAGGACAAGGTGCCACTGGAAATTATTTTACACAGTTCACCTGCACAGTCCAACCGGCAACCAGTGACCAGATTTCGACTAGTGGCATTCAAGCTACCACAGACATTCCTCTTACTTCAAAAGAAAATTCAGGAAAACAGGACTCACAAATTGTGTGGAACATGCCGTCTAATTGTCAGATATTCTTACCTGTTAACAACATAAATCTACTGAGTGCTCCCAACAATAATGGGCCAAACATGCCACACTGTGCCTTTAACTCAAATAACAGTTTACACATCCAGCAGCAAAATATTTCCTTGGCAGCTGGCCTAAATAATTCACAACAGGTTGAAGCAAAAACAATGGACACTAAAAGTCTTGATGAAGCTAGAAGAAATGTGAACATTGGCAATTTGCATAGCAGACAGCAATATGTAAATGCTCCTACTAATTTGCCAAAAGACTCACCAAAAACAAGAACAAACTTGCCATCTGATCTGAAATATTACCCCCCAACAGAAAATGCTCCTCATGGTCACAGTAGTTTGTTTGGTGGCTACCATTACCAGTTATTGATTCCTGAGAAGTCAACCCATGCTAATGTGCAAACACCTTCTACCTGTGtacagaacatttctgcacCGAGAGCTGTTGCCGTTGTCATGCCGCTATCTCCGATAGGAACAGCATCTGTTAATGTTTCAGACAAATCTGCTAATGtgaaaatgaatgtaaattctGTGCAAGAGATTGTACGGAATCCACCAAATATTCCACATGCTCTGGAGGCCAATGCTAATCTGAATAACCAAAAGGGAGAGCCAAACAACCCAGCAAGGAAGCCTCAAAGGCCAAAGTCAGCAGAGCCAAGGCTTAATGATGGACTTGGCAATGTAGCTGGAGCCAAAACTCCCGTTTGGACTGATGAATCAACTGGGCGAAGTCGCCGTGCAAGTTCACCGAAGCTTAAAAGTGTGGTTGCAGAACAGAAAAAGGCTGTGCCAGCTCAAATGCAAAATGAACCGAGTGAAAAGATAAATAACTGCATATTCACAAACAAGAAAACTGTTGAAACGGAAACTATTCCTGTTATCGAATGGCCATTAGATCGATTGCATACTTTAATTGCCATGATTCAGCAAATAGAAGACGGGCATCAAAAGAATGTCCAAAAAAATGATGTTTGGGGGGACATCTTAAAGCTTTATTGGAATGGGGATTATGGCAAGTTTTATGATTCTGTACAAACTGGCATATATCAGAACATAATGCAAGAAGTCTATGGTTACAGTATGATGAAAGACCCTGTGATACTGAGGCAACTTAAAAGTGACGTACGTAGCAAAGTCATCAAGGATTTTCACGTTTTAAAACACAACGAAGAGCCACCGAAGATGGCGTACAGGTCATCTTGGTTGAATCTTAATGAAAACGTTGATGATATCGACAAGGAGTGTGGTTATTCTTGGTTCTATAAGTCCTTTCAAAATGCCCCTGAATATGATGCACAAATCTCAGCAtgtaaaacacaaagcaaaTTGCAAGAATCCACTGAAAAGCCATCACTGACTAGGTGTAAAGAGTTACCAACAGCCGCGGAGAACAAAGTACCAACTTCGGACAATGAAAGTCTTCATGAAAACTTGCCTGTTTTGTTTAATGAGCAATCTCCAACTGTGTCTGATGCTAACTGCTCACAAAAGCGTCATTGTGTGGTTACAGAGCAAACCAACAGTCAACCAAATATTGCAAATTCTTTAGAGGACATGATTACTATTGTAAAGGATTTTGATGATGTCCAGACTGGAGTGTCCAGGTTGGATGACCAATTTTGTAGTGATGTTGGGGCCAATAGTGTTTTGTTGCCCAAATCAACCAGCCAAAGTGACTGCGCAAACACACCAAAGCTCTATACCACGGTAGAAGAACAAAGAGAGGATGCCTTATCTCAAACACAAATTGGATCCAGTGAAAAAATGCCTAACAATGACTTTGCCAACCTTGATGAGAATGTGAGATGTGAGACCTCTCCAAAACCTAATCAAGAACGTCCTGTGTACATGAATCAAGAGGAAACTGACAAGGTGGATGCTTCAGCCTCTAAGATGAATTTTCTACCTCATGAAAAGGCTGAACAGTGTGGGACTAGTGAGATGATGGAACATAATGTCATTGCTGCATCACTAAACAAGCATGAAACCTCTTTGTTAAATGCTTCCCAAGTACTTGACCCAATATCAACAGAAGAACAAACAAGTAGGCAGAGTTTAGAGGAAAAGGCCAGAAAGTCAGCATCTACAATTCCAAGTACACTGTTATCAGCCCTCTATAAACCATCTTTAGCTGAACATAATGATGGTTCAACAGACGTTTCTAACAGAGTACAAATAGAAGAACAAACATCTTCAGAGAAAAATATGTACAAGGAGAGTCTTCATGAAAAATTGCCGGTTCCCTTTAATGCTCATTCTCCACCTGTGACTGATAACTGCTCAATGAAGCTTAATGTGATTCAAGAACAAACCAGTTGCCAGCCAAATACTTCAAATCCACTGAATGCAATGAAGAATCTGGTAAGGACATTGAAAGAACGcgattatttattaaaaaagcatcaaaacttaaatgaaaaacaCAGTGGTTTGAAAAAAAAGCATCAACACTCTTCTAGAACATTAAGACTGAACAATGGTGTGGGAGCCAAAAGTCCCGTGTTGAGAGATGAATCATCCAGCCAAAGTGACTGCTCAAGTCCATTGACGCTCAGTCCTGTGGTTGAAAAACAACAGGAGTTTGTGTCCTTAACTCGGGTGCCAAATGAATCCAGTGACCATGTGAGATGTGAGATTGACCCAAAACCTAGTCAAGAGCTTTCTGTACAAATGAATGAAGAGAAGAATGTTGAGATGGATGCTTCAGCTTCTATTAGGATTAATGTTCTCCCACAGGAAGTGGCTAAACAATGCTTTGCTGGTCAGTTGATGGAAGATGAAGATATAGCTGCAACACCAGAAATAAGACACAAGGCCTCTTTGTTGCGTACACCCCAAGAACGTGACATATTAACAAAAGAACGGAAGGAGAGGTTGGAAGAGGCTGATGGCAACTGCTCACTGAAGGGCTATGTGGTTGCGGAACAAACCAGTTGCCAATCAAATGCAATTCATCCACTGAAGGCCATGACACATCTGGTGAGGGGAGTGGGAGAAAAACGGCAAATTGGAAAATGTGACTTTTTGAAAAACAAGCATCAGCCCTCAACTGCAACATCAAGGCTGGATTATCGTTTTTCTAATGCACTCAAAAATCTGGCATTGACTAGATTGACCAATCAAATTGACTGTGCAAGTCCACCAAAACTTCATCCTGTGACTGCAGAACCATGTCAAATGCAATTCAATGAAGAAATGTCTGAAATTGACTGTGTACTCACAGATCAGAGTGTGAGATGTGAGACTGATCCAAAACCTAGTCAAGAACTTCCTGTGGAAATGAATGAAGAGGAGATTGTTGAGATGGATGCTTCAGCGTCTATTAAGATTAATGTTCTCCCTCAGGAAGTGGCTAAACAATGCTTTGCTGGCCACTTGATGGAAGATCAAGACCTTTCTGCACCTCCAGAGATGCAAGCAAATGCAACATCAAGGCTGAATGACCATATTGACTCTGTAAGTCCACCGAAACTTCATCCTGTGATCAAAGAACCATCTCCAGTTCAAAATGAATCCGATGAAGAAATGCCTGACATTGACTATATGCTCAGAGATGAGAGTATGAGATGTGAGACTGATCCAAAACCTAGTCAAGAACTTAgtttgaacacaaatgaagaggAGATTGACAAGATGGGCGCTTTAGACTCTATTAAGATTGATGTTCTCCCTCACGACATGGCTGAGCGATGGTTTTCCGGTGAGATGCAGAAAGACATTGCTGTTCCTATTACCACTGAGGACCAGGTTAAAGTTCAAGTCCTGGAGCTCAAGCCTATACTCCTAGAAGATGTGAAGCCAATAGAGGGGAAATATCAAAGTTCTGGTGATGAAATGTTGGAGTCTTACTGTTGTCTTGCTAAATGGTTTCAAACTTTAGAACACGGAGATGGCCCCTTGTGTATGTGCCAGAAAAAAGCAGAGGTCAAAGAAGAAGAGACTAAAATTGAGCTCCACGGCACAGGTTTAGAGTTGCAGACTGAAAAAGAGGATCCTAAAGAATTGGTGGAACTGGAAAATTGTACTCTTGAAAGAACAGATGATTCTGAAACCACAGATGATTCTGAAACCATAGACGATGAAAACCCCTTGCCGAACGATCCTACTGGGGACACCGCAAAGATTCTGAAGGACATTTCAAGTTCTGAAGAGGTTCATAAGATGGAGACTGAAATTTCAGAGCAGACTAGAGATGAATCGCCTTCAAAAAGTGCAACAAGTGTGACCATGAAGAATGAGATTGAGCAGGACATCCCAACTCCAGATTTGAAGAGGAAGACCAATAGGATATGTCTTGCACTGTATGGGTCATCTTCTGGAAGAAAAGAATTAAGGCGATCTAGAAGATCTAAAGGGAAAGAAATTTGTGAAGAGCCCCCAGAAACTCTTCAAGTAACTATACTCTCTCATCAGAAGACTGAAATGGAGAATAAGTCAAAGAAGCACAAAGAGGTGGAAACACGAGAGGAAGATGTTGTggataagagagagagaatacGAAGAGCATCCTCCAAAGACCTGCCGCTGCAGAGAGCCTTGCCCTCACATCCCGTTTCTGAACTCAGCAAAAATGCACTTTCATCTACCTCAATCAAAAAGCTGCTTAATCCAAGTGCTAATGCAAAGAGTGGCATCCATTTGGGTGCGGGAAATAAGCGAAAGAGACAGCACAAGTGTTTGACTCAACAAATGTCTATGAATAAATATGTCATCAGAGGGAAGACTGTGCCATCCAGATTATTGCACTCACCTGACAACGTAACAAAAAGTAAATATGAGTTGGGGAACCCTGCTTTGTTGCCATTGGAGGAGGGTTTTGCATTGGAATTCAAAGTATTGCCAGAGTCTTTTAACTTTGAAGATGGAGCTGAACTCACTTGCGCTCAAGCCGACACTTCACAGAGTACACAAAATG AGATGTCAGGCCCAGAAGATAAAGTTAAACGGATGAAAACGAGTCGTTCGCCAACACAAG GTGTTTGGAGTTTCAGCCCCTTGAAGAAAAAGCAAACTCAGCCCATCCAGGTCGCAGACATCTCAGGCTCAAGTAGCCTCTTCCAAGAGTTCCAGAAGAGATATCATAAAAAGAAGGAAATCGCCTCCAAGCAGAATTCCAGTGAAAGAGCttga
- the amn1 gene encoding protein AMN1 homolog isoform X1 gives MATVDSLMSLCAFSVAQRPERYDEIRMLPAAVKDRLLRIMMTYGRVTDSNISQLVHAGTQTLDLQNCKVSDSAFQQINCLQLRTILLRGCTEITSEGLEVLASRCPGLQVVDLTGCTAVTDSGIQALALHCKCLEVISLRGCTALTDKALLELGTNCRRLHSIYFSGTEVTDQGVIAIATGVCSHNLKELQMVRCRNLTDLAVTAVLANCANIRIFNFHGCPLMTDKSREALQNLIGPDKIQQVSWTAY, from the exons ATGGCTACCGTAGATTCTCTCATGAGTTT GTGTGCGTTCAGTGTTGCTCAGCGACCTGAGAGGTATGATGAGATCAGGATGTTGCCTGCTGCCGTTAAAGACAGATTATTGCGAATAATGATGACTTATGGCAGGGTCACCGACTCCAACATCAGCCAG CTCGTGCACGCTGGAACTCAGACACTGGATCTGCAGAACTGTAAAGTGTCAGACTCTGCGTTTCAGCAAATCAACTGTCTGCAGCTGAGGACCATACTGTTAAGAGGCTGTACAGAAATCACATCTGAGG GTCTAGAGGTGTTGGCCTCTCGCTGCCCCGGTCTTCAGGTGGTTGATCTCACAGGCTGTACGGCTGTGACAGATTCAGGGATTCAAGCTCTGGCTCTACACTGCAAATGTTTAGAAGTGATTTCCCTCCGTGGCTGCACTGCTCTCACGGATAAAGCCCTGCTGGAGCTGGGGACAAACTGCAGGAGGCTGcacagcatttatttttctgGGACAGAG GTAACCGATCAAGGGGTCATTGCAATTGCGACTGGAGTTTGTTCACATAACCTAAAG GAGTTACAGATGGTGCGATGCCGCAATTTGACTGATCTGGCTGTGACTGCTGTTCTTGCAAACTGTGCCAATATCAGAATTTTCAATTTCCATGGATGTCCCCTGATGACAG ATAAGTCAAGGGAGGCACTACAAAACCTTATTGGCCCCGACAAGATCCAACAAGTGTCTTGGACTGCGTACTGA